Below is a genomic region from Populus trichocarpa isolate Nisqually-1 chromosome 15, P.trichocarpa_v4.1, whole genome shotgun sequence.
gttgaaccataccgagttgctccgtcgattgacttagaagaaaatttgaattttcgtgttttcaacgatagtcttgttaatgttgacgcagaggagttgaatgttgttctgagctctactagtggaaaaaagaatgttgttgaagaagatgataacgaaattgaagagtgcgatgaagctgattataacaattcaatagaggacgaagatgaaaatttcgactaactaaacatgttataaagccttattttataatgtaataatttgaaacatgaaatatttattcttctttaatggtcagcccttgttattgtgttgtgtgtgctgtaagattgcaattcaagattttttgacagggttacataaaaaaataagaaaaatttaccgtttcaccgacgggtataccgacggactataacccgtcggtatttcacagagagttgcaaaaaaattacgggattgtgccacaatTACCAATGGATTTgccgacggactataacccgtcggtatttcacaaagagttgcaaaaaaattacgggattgtgccacattcaccgacagGTTTACCGACGGAGTTACCGACGTACAATACCggcggaatcaccgacggatttacgtACATCACGAagcgcacgcatgtctgacacgtgttcGTCTGCACAAATACCGACGGAGTTACCGACGTCCAATACtgacagaatcaccgacggctTTACGCACATCTCGAAGCACACGCATGTGTGACACGTATCCGTCTGCACGAAtaccgacggatcgaaaagtttggcgggattttcgaactttttttggtgcgcatttcaattaatttctgacggaattaccgacaacaattaatttccgtcggtaataccgtcggaaaaattgctatatataacCCCCCATCCCCCCACTtggttcattttcttctctgcttccgtttctcttctcctcttctccatttctcttcttctctcgtttatatttagcttttagaagggattttattgttttggtggtagttttaaaaggtatgtattcttttttctctatctttgtatttttttttattttaattatgattattttttttggtgttctttgttttgtgtattatttgtagataaaatcttaaattcaacacactattaaggtaagcattttttattcccaaatttattttgaattgatatagtgttttttagttttgtgtattgtttgttttgtgtttatgttgttttgtgtagtgttttttagttttttaattttatttattaattttatgatattattgtttgtattgctataattgttattgttgaatttatgttaaaaatgttaatttatatatataattgttattgttgaatttatgttaaaaatgttaatttatatatatagagttacatttaattagtttatcttaatttaggatattattgtttgtattgctataattgttattgttgaatttatgttaaaaatgttaatttatatatataattgttattgttgaatttatgttaaaaatgttaatttatatatatagagttacatttaattagtttatcttaatttaggatattattgtttgtattgctataattgttattgttgaatttatgttaaaaatgttaatttatatatatagaattacatttaattagtttatcttaatttaggatattattgtttccatgtcattgttattgcttgttattacatttttatatttatgtgtacacgttaatttctattttgaggtccattagggtcgatcgtgttaggaatgatattgatttagttatcttttgcttttgaccatgtaattatttataaattaagagtcttgtctcctaaaacttgaaatgtaatattaatccgtaaatttgaatgtatgactttaatctaatgtttgtaactctaagtaccaatttaacaatgaatgttcatagttgaaattgattcttttacttgaatatcattatatgatgttattgaataaaatgttgtgttgatgatgatgagttgggttgagatccaggatgattggatcgggatgtgaaataaaattggaagtataatatgattttgtcgataacttgggaccccccagtataggggagactgtcaatttttttttaaaataatcgaagttaattatgtaattattcgtataaatttgtgtagatgcgtagaatgaaatctacagcacgtcgtcagaagacggttgcagctagttcttctagcagcgaggaggacgtatccttaggtgctgatcacggcgaggaatctacgccaacttgtgatgctgcctcttctagcgcggtttcacagcacataagcggtgtgccttcacagcggggtcaattcactcgcaagtaccaggcacaatggaaggatgacctctcaatgtaagtttgtttaggttttagttttttttttatatacttataacataatttatgaacaactaattaatattactacttgtatttaatttcaggttcacaaacattgaggctgcaaggactataacattggcgtttaaatcgtcgatggagattccattgtttcaatggagccaggtttccagacatcctgagtggaaacctaatatcgatgcatggtttaagcgatttcaggtcagtgttaatttttaatttccagcttatttttaataaatgatttttataattttatatcttgtactatttttattttatatgaattatttatatacacagaacaaatttgagtgggatagggcggacaacaatgttgtgaggagggtatgggagaatcacgcggcaactaggtaacatcgaaaataatatttatttttgttttataattttatgttttaaattctaatttgttactatggaagtaggttgcgtgatttttggtatgacaccaaaaaaaaatcaaaaagacatgcgagggataacggtcttgaaggatggaatgaggtggcggtttggcaggaattcaaaccgccattcatctcgggggaaatatggacgacatatattgagcacgtgacctcagagcggttctcacggcgctcacagtccggcgccgacaaccgaaaccggcaaattcatggttcggtgaccacgcacactggcggatccgtccctttcagcgcacatgcaaagcagatggtaagattaattttaatgaaatatatcgttaattaatttgtcgttccttataatatatttaactttcaacctattttttccttacaggctgcgtctcttagacgtgaaccgagtccaatggagctgtttgtaaagacgcatgtgcggagtcaagaccgccaaaagggggtgcagcagttcctggacaaccgtgctcagcacttcgtggtatgttcgttcattcattttattttgtaagttattattttcttgaattgtatcttgaattgcatttgatgatttttttaccgacggaattttcaggagacctataatagccggttgagggagagatatggggacaattcgtcgacccatccagatttcgatctagatttgtggatggaggcgggatcgtctggtggacctgataaaaatcgggtctacgggctctccaacactacggctgaaaacttgcgttcggctcgtagtgtctcaactgttggaagctctccatcagtatcgaacacccagtctgaggagttcattgcgttgaaacaacaatatcaacaactctcgacgaattatgatgagctccgtcaaatagtcatggagatgagatcaaagatgggtgacgatacttgtgcagcttctttttggccgtatggtcctgggaacaaccagcctcctcctcctcctcctcctcctccagctccgccgctattctagtttaattttgttttttaaacacattaaatttgtaatgaatattatttaacattacttttatatttttaatgtttaatccatttttatttgtttattaaggtttttttactattaataaattatttttttatatattttaaatatataccgaccgataatatccgtcggtatttcacagagagttgccaaacaattaccagccatgccataattaccgacggaatatatccgtcggtgattaaatacaaacggatttaccgacggatactgtccgtcggtatttcacagagagttgccaaacaattaccagccatgccataattaccgacggaatatacgTTGGTACTTACTGTTGAAATTGCAGACGGatttatttcgtcggtaatgttcccgcgggaaacttttttttggcgcgcgcgtatccgtctgtaagaccgtcggtgttccgtcggtgggtgttttttttatttgcgacagacttAGCGATGGAAATGGAAGTTACTGACGACTggtataccgacggacgtgttcCATCGGTgaggccgtcggtaattatttcaccgacggatttcattgctgtcaccgacggaattagtctGTTGGTAAAACTGGTTAATGGTGTAGTGATTGAATACATGATAATTATCTTTCTAATTGGTATTTTTAAACATTCAAGTAATTAAAACTCAAAggaattcaattttatataattcacaaaaatccatcaaaaccttaaatgcaaagaaaataagaaatataaaattccacacaccaaaaattaaaattatcttaaattctTATTTGGTTGTgtatttgttaagaaaatagAAACTATAGTTTCCTCCCTTGatacaattttacaaataaaaacaattaagcaaGTAAAAATCACAACTCTAATTGCTATCACGAGAGAAAAATAGAATATCGAGAGTTAGGATTTGTTTGAAGAATCAgagaatgattttattttttatttttataatttatactgGAGAATTGggctaattatatttatttacttaagaATGTTTTGGATCCAAAATCTTAATATACCTATTAGCTATTAGATTATGTTTTaagttaaaagattttttttagatgtgctaatagaaattttaagaaattacataaaacataatatattttgatttaatttgcgATTATCATTTCAAAAATTACTATATTTACATTATGAAGCACCAAAAATTCTTCAATATAAATTACATATAACAGATAAAATCCTAGGggtgaataaaaaacactaaaaaaccgattaaaccaagaaaatcaaaaaaacaataacaaaaaaaaccgaacaatgaaaaaaactgattaaacagattaaaattttgaaaaaaccgaccagttCGGTTCTGTTTCGGTTTTACAcgtctgaaaccgaaaaaaccgaaccgaaccgaacccaaaccggaaaaaaaccggaaaaaaccaagccaaaacaaaaaaaccgagccgaactgaaaaaactgagtcaaatcgatttgaaccggtttttgtccaaaaaacaaaccgaaccgaactgaaaccggtcggtttgaaccggttttaagttttttttttttaaatttcggtttgattattattttttataaaaaccaaaccaaatcgaAAATGATCACTCCTACCAAATCCTACTTGTAACAAACCGAATCCATCTAAGGCATTCTATCAAACGTCTTATAAGCATCATCAATTCACCACCCCTGTCATTCAAACAAAAGAAACTCTTCCGTATAATTAGAAACTCAAAAATTACCAAACTCGTTAGTGCAATGAAAAATCACCAAACtctcaacaaaatccaaaagtgtttttaatcaATTGTAAGAGTGATCCGAGGAGACGATTTGTTGTTCACCAGAATTGAACCAGAACTCTTCTCAAATTTTGACCCTTTCTCTGTACCTATTTTCTTTGTAGTTTACGAAGCTTTAAATGCAACTCCACTCACATATGCCATCTTACTGTACTGGCGCTTATCCAACTCCTCAATTAGACAATTACCAAGTCAAGCTCAAAGAATAGACTCCTATGATTCAGACACTTCATCAAGAAATTGACCATTTGGATAACTGATAATCGTTTACAAGTTTTACTCTTCAAGACTGGTTCAAGATACGCAATCCAGATTGTATCAAAAGTCTTGCATATGCTTCAACTATCAAAGCATTATGCTTAGCCAAAACCATTACTAAGGCCATGAGCGAATTAGTTTCTCCCTTCCTACCACCCTCACCTCTAACAAAcctagaaggaaaaaaagaaagaattactgCAGCAACCAGTGGCAGAAGCTAACGATTGGCATCGTACGCATTGTCTGAGAGGAGGATAATGAATGCGTGTAAATGCATTTGTCAATGGTGATTGTTGTGGGTTTATGGTTTGAGATCGTGGTTGGTGAGAGAACATAGAGAATGGAAGGTGGCTGTTAGGCTTCGTGTCTAGGGGAAGAAGATGGGTGGAACAACCAgggtaatatttaatatacgAGATTAAAAGAGTATTTTaatcttgaataataataataattttgtaaataattaaataattttttattttttttataggatgaTGAAAAATGTTAGCACGTGTATAAAATTTAGAatgtaaaagataattttttaaattataagagtaattataatttttgaattgtaatcTAGTATGCATTGTATATATGGTTTAGtgtataatattttaagatatgatattatatatttagtatcttattctataaaaaaaggttttgattaaatatatatacgAACACCAATTAATAACTTAATACAATTTAATTAAgtatcaatatttattaaaggtgtaaattgaaaaatatgctcttgtatttataatattattaagtgaaaaatacataattaaaacCTAACAGAAGATTATTGGAATATTTTGTAATGAATAAAAGGAGGGAAAAATGCCcctcatagaaaataattaatcccTCGAAAGTATTTATAAGAAATAGCTTCTAGTAGTGGAATTTTGTTTATGGGTTTCAAGGTGTGTATGTGTCAAAGATTGGCACCTTTACTTCCACacatgaaactaaaaaattaataataatgttaattgTATTTGACaagaattcaatttaattaagaacaaatttgttatttattgtagttttgttttaagttttacaaataaaattgttatcACATTAAACCAGCTAATTCTCcgatttttatttgatatgctatttggaaacgcggtgcaaatcgtgtttttttttatatataaaaataatatttttttggtgtttttagattattttaatgctctgatattaaaaataattttttaaaaataaaaaaaatattttaatacatttttaaataaaacactttaaaaaacaatcacaactacaTTTTCAAAAACCCTCCAATTCCCTCAGACCAGCTTAATTACACGTTACCAAGACTAAATTTAACCATTTTATATCTTTGAATTAAGCTGATAGTTAAGAAACTGTCTTCTCCTGAATGAATAACAGGTAGAGCGTTCATTATAGTTAAGAGATAAGGATAGAACCTATACGAATTCAAAGCAAGTATAACAGTAATGAAACTGTATCCCTTGTTTGCTTATATGATagtcactgaaggcttacatggtcgttaatttcaagatccgtgagattaatcgagatgcACGTAAGCTACTCGgatacccacattaaactaaaaaaagaaaataaactgtATCTTTAACAGCTATCACATGTCACGTTTCAGCTACTACAACAGCTGCTGGTTTCTTGGCCTTGGTTCCCATGCTCTCCTTTTTTCACTCTGCTATAGGGACATGTCCTCATATTTCGCATATGAACCTTATTGCTCTAACGGGATCCATTTATGTACAAAAGGCTTCATAGTTCTTATGTACGGTAATCGAAGCTGGCAGGTGAAAGTTACCACTGTTCTGAGAAAAAACATTTACTAAATTAAGACATGAATACATCCACGTTTCCACCTCTTCGTGCTTGTTTTGGAGTGTGGAAAGCACCCAAAACAATTCCAAACGCAATTCTTTGTGAAAGTTAGAATTTGATGATCCATCgattaattcattaattaggGATTTCCGTAGTCCTAGATTGTTCAGCTTGCATGGCGCATGCATTTTTCTATGGACACTTTGATTATAATTTCCAATAATTGCATGAGAAAGAGGAATCGAATTATTTGATTGACAGAATAAAAGGATAAGGCAACAAGGTTTGCCTCTAAGAAGATGTTGgtgaaatattaatttacattGAACATTTTCGAATAGATAGAAGTGTTCTGAAGTGGAACATGAGCATATAACAGTGACGAAGAACAAGGGATTTTCCCTCACTTCGACATTGAAGTAAAATTACTGCTGCACCAACTCGACACTTGAAAGTTAGGAAAACTTCCCCTACTTCACAAACATATAAGAAAGATTTCCAACGTGTACAATATCTGACTACAACATTATTCTAGGGTATGAGCTGTTTGTCCTGAGTCACAGTTTCAAATACCCCACTTGAAGATAAAAAAGGATAGATGTTagttaattttaactttaattacAGCTTCACCAAATGGAGTCCAAATTGAATGGTTGCTCCTGCTGTGGCTGTGGCACTGAGTCTAAAAccttagaagaagaagatgcttgGAAATTTGAACCTAAATCAGTCCCAAACTCATGAACGATATTCCCATTTGTCAGAAACGAGTAATCAGTAGTTGTAGCTTCTCTTTGTTGATAACTCCTGAGTTGCAATGCCTTAAGCAACAAAGAATTCGTTGTAAGGTTTGAGCTTAGCAATCCTGGAGGCCATGAGAGTGAAGGGAGAGTTGTATGCGCTGCTTCTCTTGCTGCAGCCCAATTCATGTTCAAGTTCATATTTACATTGCTTTCGTTGTTGTATGTGTGCGCCGAAATATTACTGAACCCACTTGATGAATTGGCAATACGATTTAGGTTTGGTAACTCAATATCTCCATACTGATCATTGACAATTGAGTTTGTATCACATAGAGACCCTAGAGATTGCTGAGAGGATGGTTCCTGCTGCGGTTTTTTGACTGCTGTGCTCTTCTGAAATATCCTACAAACTACCCATTCCTCCTGTGACAATGAAACACCCAAGAAATTAGCTAGTCTTATAAAACACAAATAGAACATGGCATGGACTGGTAACAAAGCTGTAAGGATTGGTCAAATTATGCCAAGTATATATGCATTACCTTTGTGGACTTGAAAGGATGCCTGTTTTCTAGCCTGTACTCATGCATAACCCAGTTACTTTTCTCACCCCTCGGGGCTCTACCCTTGTAGAACACTAGGGTTTTCTTCATTCCTACCAGCACTCCTGCACGAAAGATTTCCCTGTCTTTCCCTGTGGTTTTCCAATAGCCTGCTTCAGTGGCTCTGTTGGTTCGAAGTCCAGTTGGGTATTTTCTGTCTCTCAAGCTAAAAAAGTACCATTCTTTCTCCCCCATTGATGCCTTGCCTGCACCATGTATAcatgttaattttgaattatgagGTGAAGCTGTTCAGAAAATAACACTTCAATTTCCTGGAAAAGAGAGATTAAATTTCtttgttgaaatgaaaatataatataaatattttccttttttttgtgttaacaATATaacttgaaatgaaataaaattaatattctataatTCCATTACCACATGTACACAATATTAAGATtagtaatata
It encodes:
- the LOC7453875 gene encoding NAC domain-containing protein 92 → MKMEESLPPGFRFHPTDEELITCYLTRKVSDISFTSKAVVDVDLNKCEPWDLPGKASMGEKEWYFFSLRDRKYPTGLRTNRATEAGYWKTTGKDREIFRAGVLVGMKKTLVFYKGRAPRGEKSNWVMHEYRLENRHPFKSTKEEWVVCRIFQKSTAVKKPQQEPSSQQSLGSLCDTNSIVNDQYGDIELPNLNRIANSSSGFSNISAHTYNNESNVNMNLNMNWAAAREAAHTTLPSLSWPPGLLSSNLTTNSLLLKALQLRSYQQREATTTDYSFLTNGNIVHEFGTDLGSNFQASSSSKVLDSVPQPQQEQPFNLDSIW